One window of Phycisphaeraceae bacterium genomic DNA carries:
- a CDS encoding flagellin, which yields MTRINSNIPSVIAQANLSKTNQELEIRLQRLSTGLRINRGADDPAGLIISERLRSEIQGNEQGVRNSERASSVIATTEASLAEVNDLLNSIKSLLVEAANTGAFSDAEIEANQRQIDSAIESITRISNTASFGGLKLLNGSLDYTLSGLATDTISKARVLGASFIGQSSLEVEVDVVASAQTAALFMRGDLPTPGAPENGTILSSMNLRIAGPRGVVELQFATGTALGSVAAAINKVSGLTGVQAGLINDNALSGLAFRSEGFGSSQFVSVERTNRPSDSSQDSFATYSITDNGTVPGTPFPWSEIGTTLTADNRDEGKDVVALINGSLATGKGLSVSVNSPSLSIDLLLSQNFATDPSIATTRFNITGGGALFQLGPQVTSQQQANIGIPTVAASLLGGTLVNGRLQYLSSLRTGETNSLSESNQRKDFSAASDILEAAIDEISILRGQLGAFERNVIQPNVRSLQAAFENLSSSQSRIRDADFASETSKLTRSQILVSAGTSVLALANQQSQQVLQLLG from the coding sequence ATGACACGCATCAACAGCAACATCCCGAGCGTCATCGCGCAAGCGAACCTGAGCAAGACCAACCAGGAACTCGAGATCCGCCTCCAGCGCCTCTCCACGGGGCTCCGCATCAACCGAGGCGCAGACGACCCCGCAGGCCTCATCATCTCCGAGCGACTCCGCTCAGAGATCCAGGGCAACGAGCAGGGCGTCCGCAACTCCGAACGCGCCTCATCGGTCATCGCTACGACCGAGGCGTCGCTCGCAGAGGTCAACGACCTGCTCAACTCGATCAAGTCGCTCCTCGTTGAAGCCGCCAACACCGGTGCCTTCTCAGACGCCGAGATCGAGGCCAACCAGCGACAGATCGACTCCGCCATCGAGTCCATCACACGAATCTCAAACACCGCCTCCTTCGGCGGGCTCAAACTCCTCAACGGCTCCCTCGACTACACCCTCTCCGGCCTCGCCACGGACACCATCTCCAAGGCAAGAGTCCTCGGAGCGTCCTTCATCGGGCAGTCCTCTCTCGAAGTCGAAGTCGACGTCGTCGCCTCCGCACAGACCGCCGCGCTCTTCATGCGAGGCGATCTCCCGACGCCCGGCGCACCCGAGAACGGCACCATCCTCTCCAGCATGAACCTGCGAATCGCCGGCCCGCGAGGCGTCGTCGAGCTCCAGTTCGCTACAGGAACCGCGCTCGGCTCCGTCGCCGCCGCCATCAACAAGGTCTCCGGACTCACCGGCGTCCAGGCCGGACTCATCAACGACAACGCGCTCTCAGGGCTCGCCTTCCGCTCAGAGGGCTTCGGTTCCTCGCAGTTCGTCTCCGTCGAGCGCACCAACCGACCGAGCGACTCATCCCAGGACTCCTTCGCCACCTATTCCATCACCGACAACGGCACCGTCCCCGGAACCCCCTTCCCCTGGTCAGAGATCGGCACCACACTCACAGCCGACAACCGCGATGAGGGCAAGGACGTCGTCGCACTCATCAACGGCTCGCTCGCGACCGGCAAGGGTCTCAGCGTCTCCGTCAACTCGCCATCCCTCTCCATCGATCTCCTCCTCTCACAGAACTTCGCGACAGATCCCAGCATCGCCACCACGCGATTCAACATCACAGGCGGCGGCGCACTCTTCCAGCTCGGGCCGCAGGTCACCAGCCAGCAACAGGCGAACATCGGCATCCCCACCGTTGCCGCCTCCCTCCTCGGCGGAACACTCGTCAACGGCAGACTCCAATACCTCTCATCACTCCGCACCGGCGAAACCAACTCCCTCTCCGAGTCCAACCAACGCAAGGACTTCTCCGCCGCCTCGGACATCCTCGAAGCCGCCATCGACGAGATCTCGATCCTCCGAGGCCAGCTCGGTGCCTTCGAACGCAACGTCATCCAACCCAACGTGCGCTCCCTCCAGGCAGCGTTCGAGAACCTCTCCTCGAGCCAGTCACGCATCCGCGATGCAGACTTCGCCTCCGAAACCAGCAAGCTGACAAGGTCTCAGATCCTCGTCTCCGCCGGAACATCCGTCCTGGCACTCGCAAACCAGCAGTCGCAGCAGGTCCTCCAGTTGCTCGGCTGA